The bacterium genomic interval CGTCCCAAATTCAACGAATTCTGGATGTGTATAAATCGTGGCTTTTATCTCGTCTTTTTCAACTTTTAAATCACAATAGCCGTCACGATTTCCTTTGGTAAAAAGTGAACTTCGTAAAGTTGGACAAACATTCCAGTAGTTACTTAAAGCATCTATATCACGAAGTGGAATTCCACCTTTTAAGTGAGCTTCGATGTCTTGGATGTCCTCTTCGTCTTGACTGTCGATGTAGCGTGGAATGTTGAGATTAAACTCATTCTTCTCCTCAATCTCTTTTATTGAAACAAGTCTGGAATACTTGGGAACTTCTATCTGCTTGTTGAAGACATCAACAATTTTGTGAATGTCCTGATCACGAAGACGATTTTTATTTCCATCTTTAACAAAGCCCTTACCAGCATCGATCATGAAGATGCCTTTTCGACTTTCAGCATTCTCTTTGTCGATAACAATGATACAAGCTGGAATACCAGTTCCATAAAACAGGTTTGCTGGCAATGCGATGATGCCTTTGATGTATCCGCGTCTAATTAAATTGGTTCGGATCTTTGCTTCGGCACCACCTCTAAAGAGCACACCATGAGGTAGAATGATTGCTGCTTTGCCTCTGCTCTTTAATGATCGAAGAATATGGAGCAAGAAAGCATAATCGCCATTCTTTGCAGGGGGAACGCCATAGCCATCAAATCTTCCGTAAACATCAGCCTTCTCATTTGCAGTTTCAACACCATCACTCCAGGACTTACTTGAGAACGGTGGATTGGCTACGGCAAAATCAAAAGTCTTTAACCCATGCCCATCTTTCCAAAATGGGGCTGCTAACGTGTTACCTTGCTGGATATCTGCTGTTGGATTGTTATGCAGAATCATATTCATGCGAGCCAAACCGCGAGTTGCTACATCATTTTCCTGCCCGTAGATTGTTAATCCTCGCGATGATTCATCTGCAGCTTTCAACAAAAGAGATCCGCTTCCGCATGTCGGATCGTAGATAGTTTGGTTTTGAGTTGTAGCATCCTGAATGCCGATCACCTTTGCTAAAATTCGCGAAACTTCTGCAGGTGTATAGAACTGTCCTTTGCTCTTTCCAGATTCTGTCGCGAAGTGTCGCATCAGATATTCATAGGCATCACCTAGAATATCGTCGCCATCTGCTCGGTTATTTGCAAAGTCTAAAGTCTTGAAGATAGCAACAAGCTCCGAAAGCTTATCAACCATCTCTTTTCCTTTTCCTAGCTTGTCGGAGTCGGCAAAATCAGCAACATCGATCACGCCCTTGAGATCGTTTGCTTCTGCTAGTTTAGAAATGATTTGATTGATTCCATCCCCGATATCTTTCTTGCCATTAAGAGCAAGCATATCCTGGAAACTTCCGCCTTTAGGAACTTGGATAGGGGCAGATTTGTTTCCAGCGTATTTGTCAGATACATATTTAACGAACAACAACACTAAAACATAGTCTTTGTACTGTGAGGCATCCATTCCCCCGCGAAGCTTGTCGCAACTTTTCCAGAGGGAGCTGTAGAGTTCACTTTTCTTAATCGCCATGACTAAATCCTTCCGCTAAAAACTTTCACTTCTCTTCATCGCCCTTGGTTGCAGCTCCACCAGAACGCACCCACGTATCGATCTCAGACATCTTGAACCGCCATAGTCGCCCAACCTTGTGCGCTGGCATGTCTTTACGTTCTAGCCATTTGTAAACTGTGTCGGGTTTAACGTTCAGGTGTTGAGCAACCTGCTCAACTGAAACCCACTGTTCTGTGCTTGATTCTGCTTCCATATGCCTTTTGGACTTCATTTTAGGCTGTCCAGATAATCCTAATAGACTGGTAATAATCCATGATTACATTGGAAAAAGCAATATAAATATTAAGTGTTTATAGGTAGTTAGAGGGGGCAAAACTGATTAAATGGGCAGTTAAGGGGTGACTTGAGGCAAAGCTTCAAGAAGCCTCATTTCTCTGCCTTTTGTAGCTTCTTTT includes:
- a CDS encoding helix-turn-helix domain-containing protein; translation: MEAESSTEQWVSVEQVAQHLNVKPDTVYKWLERKDMPAHKVGRLWRFKMSEIDTWVRSGGAATKGDEEK
- a CDS encoding type I restriction-modification system subunit M; translation: MAIKKSELYSSLWKSCDKLRGGMDASQYKDYVLVLLFVKYVSDKYAGNKSAPIQVPKGGSFQDMLALNGKKDIGDGINQIISKLAEANDLKGVIDVADFADSDKLGKGKEMVDKLSELVAIFKTLDFANNRADGDDILGDAYEYLMRHFATESGKSKGQFYTPAEVSRILAKVIGIQDATTQNQTIYDPTCGSGSLLLKAADESSRGLTIYGQENDVATRGLARMNMILHNNPTADIQQGNTLAAPFWKDGHGLKTFDFAVANPPFSSKSWSDGVETANEKADVYGRFDGYGVPPAKNGDYAFLLHILRSLKSRGKAAIILPHGVLFRGGAEAKIRTNLIRRGYIKGIIALPANLFYGTGIPACIIVIDKENAESRKGIFMIDAGKGFVKDGNKNRLRDQDIHKIVDVFNKQIEVPKYSRLVSIKEIEEKNEFNLNIPRYIDSQDEEDIQDIEAHLKGGIPLRDIDALSNYWNVCPTLRSSLFTKGNRDGYCDLKVEKDEIKATIYTHPEFVEFGTKIKSTFAKWAIEQSALLKQLKAGCKPKEVIHQISEAILTAFSGIPLIDQYDVYQHLMTYWLNVMKDDLYIVAEDGWKAELTAVTNKKGQTVDYTCELIPKELVIAKYFSVEKTAIDNLEMARDEITGQFEEMQEEHGGDEGILAEAVGDNGKISKANVSKRIGEIKKRPEFKDERDALESCLALLNKEGELTKQIKEATTKLNDKVLSKYPRLTVDEIKHLVVDEKWIAQLQQAIQSELDRTSQRLTTRTSELAQRYDTTLSEITSEVTLLSQKVGTHLQNMGFAWE